A single genomic interval of Desulfovibrio sp. UCD-KL4C harbors:
- a CDS encoding nodulation protein NfeD has product MLLIKYFKSMCSCMIITLVIIILMSGAACAGETLKVLYGQMEGAITPAQVSLLDGIIKQAVDDEDDLILLRLETPGGLTTSMRKIVKMMMNPPVPICLWVGPEGAHAASAGTFLVAAANVSAMAPSTTVGAASPVSSSGDDLPEAMNKKVTNDLTSLIKGVARKRGRNINWYVDSVSKGASLDAQEAVTLNVVDFIAVSPYDFFEQLGAKGILINGQNVKFSKDGFTLVDYENGLSYSVLSWLLDPQVAYYLLIAGILGIFFELVTPGVILPGVVGGFCLVTAFYAMSILPTNAAGLLLMLLGGILFILEIFVTSYGLLSVAAAISLFVGSLVLFKGGEVQQIPLGSIIGTVLSFSVFAVVVVFLVAKAHSRKPAVGMQGMVGLEGEVFRTFNNKLKVRVRGEIWNAVNADGAGLELGSKVKVISAEGLTLTVTRIS; this is encoded by the coding sequence ATGCTTCTTATAAAATATTTCAAATCTATGTGTTCATGCATGATTATCACACTTGTGATTATCATATTAATGTCAGGTGCAGCTTGTGCTGGAGAGACCTTAAAAGTTCTATATGGTCAGATGGAAGGAGCTATAACTCCTGCTCAGGTCAGTCTGCTTGATGGGATTATTAAACAGGCTGTTGATGATGAAGATGATCTGATACTATTACGACTTGAAACTCCCGGTGGGCTGACAACTTCTATGCGTAAAATTGTCAAAATGATGATGAATCCACCAGTTCCTATCTGTTTATGGGTTGGGCCTGAAGGGGCGCATGCTGCCTCTGCAGGAACGTTTTTGGTTGCTGCTGCCAATGTTTCTGCTATGGCTCCAAGTACGACTGTCGGTGCTGCTTCTCCAGTGTCATCATCCGGTGATGATCTGCCAGAGGCCATGAACAAAAAAGTGACAAATGATTTAACCAGTCTGATCAAGGGAGTTGCTCGTAAAAGAGGCAGGAATATCAACTGGTACGTTGATTCAGTAAGTAAGGGGGCAAGTCTTGATGCTCAAGAAGCGGTCACGCTAAACGTTGTCGATTTTATAGCTGTTTCTCCTTATGATTTTTTTGAACAGCTAGGCGCAAAGGGTATCCTTATAAATGGTCAGAACGTTAAATTTTCTAAGGACGGGTTTACACTTGTTGATTACGAAAACGGCCTAAGTTATTCTGTCCTTTCGTGGCTACTTGACCCGCAGGTCGCTTACTATTTGTTGATAGCTGGAATTCTTGGAATATTTTTTGAGTTGGTTACGCCAGGAGTCATCCTTCCAGGTGTTGTCGGAGGTTTTTGTCTCGTTACTGCCTTTTATGCTATGTCTATTCTTCCTACCAATGCGGCAGGGCTGCTTTTAATGCTTTTGGGCGGTATTCTGTTTATTTTGGAAATATTTGTAACAAGTTACGGCTTGCTCAGCGTTGCCGCTGCAATAAGTCTTTTTGTCGGCTCATTGGTGCTATTCAAAGGAGGAGAAGTGCAACAGATACCGCTAGGGTCAATTATCGGTACAGTTTTATCTTTTTCTGTTTTTGCCGTTGTAGTTGTGTTTCTTGTAGCAAAGGCTCATTCTCGTAAACCTGCGGTTGGTATGCAGGGTATGGTTGGTTTAGAAGGTGAAGTTTTTCGCACTTTTAATAATAAATTAAAAGTCAGAGTTCGTGGTGAAATTTGGAATGCAGTTAATGCTGATGGTGCTGGTTTAGAATTGGGATCAAAAGTAAAAGTAATAAGTGCTGAAGGATTAACTTTGACAGTGACTCGAATATCTTGA
- a CDS encoding slipin family protein, giving the protein MTYMVPAILFLVFFLITSLKVLNEYERGVIFRLGRVINSKGPGLIILIPIIDKMVRVSLRIMTLDVPSQDVITKDNVSIKVNAVIYFRVTDPTKAILEIEDFMFATSQLAQTTLRSVCGGVELDDILSQREKINGEIQEILDIHTDPWGIKVSTVELKYVDLPQEMQRAMAKQAEAERERRAKVINALGEFQAAEKLTQAAKIISAHPEALQLRYLQTLREMSAEGKSSTIIPLPLDLMRMLAQGASSGELIKKNIQESNEE; this is encoded by the coding sequence ATGACTTATATGGTACCTGCAATTCTTTTTCTGGTTTTCTTTCTTATAACTTCTCTTAAAGTTTTAAATGAATATGAGCGCGGTGTCATTTTCAGGCTCGGTAGAGTTATCAATTCTAAAGGACCAGGGCTTATCATTTTGATTCCTATTATTGATAAAATGGTACGTGTCTCGCTTAGAATTATGACACTTGATGTGCCAAGTCAGGACGTCATAACTAAAGATAATGTCAGTATTAAAGTTAATGCAGTTATTTATTTTAGAGTTACTGACCCGACTAAAGCTATCTTGGAAATTGAGGATTTTATGTTTGCCACTTCTCAGCTTGCCCAAACCACCTTGCGTAGCGTATGTGGAGGCGTCGAGCTTGACGATATCCTTTCTCAAAGGGAAAAAATTAATGGTGAGATTCAGGAAATTCTGGATATTCATACAGACCCTTGGGGAATTAAAGTAAGTACTGTTGAACTTAAATATGTAGATCTTCCGCAGGAAATGCAGAGGGCTATGGCCAAGCAGGCTGAGGCTGAACGTGAACGTCGAGCCAAAGTCATTAATGCATTGGGTGAATTTCAGGCCGCGGAAAAACTTACGCAGGCCGCTAAAATTATTTCAGCTCACCCTGAAGCTTTGCAACTCAGGTACCTACAGACACTCCGTGAGATGTCTGCTGAGGGTAAATCTTCTACTATAATCCCGCTTCCCCTTGATTTGATGAGGATGTTGGCACAGGGTGCCAGCAGTGGGGAGTTAATCAAAAAAAACATCCAAGAGAGTAACGAAGAATGA
- a CDS encoding NAD-dependent epimerase, with protein sequence MKVLVTGAAGFIGFHLSKRLLSEGHEVVGLDILNDYYDVQVKKNRLKQIENHEKFTFAYLDMADREAMAKLFADHQFTHVVNLAAQAGVRYSLENPQAYIDSNVVGFMNILEGCRHNGVKHLAYASSSSVYGLNTSMPFSTHDNVDHPISMYAATKKSNELMAHSYSHLFNIPTTGLRFFTVYGPWGRPDMALFLFTKAIVNDEPINVFNHGKMLRDFTYIDDIVEGVVRVLKNTAQPNPDWSGDAPDPCTSPAPFRIYNIGNNQPTELMRYIEVLEECLGKKAIKNMMPLQAGDVPCTYANVDDLVKDVGFKPCTTIEEGIAKFVAWYKEYYNV encoded by the coding sequence ATGAAAGTTCTTGTAACCGGAGCAGCCGGATTTATCGGCTTCCACCTTTCTAAACGCCTTCTATCAGAAGGTCATGAAGTAGTCGGTCTTGATATCTTAAATGATTATTATGACGTTCAGGTCAAAAAGAACCGCCTTAAGCAAATAGAAAATCACGAAAAGTTCACATTTGCTTATTTGGACATGGCTGATAGAGAAGCTATGGCTAAATTGTTTGCTGATCATCAGTTCACACATGTTGTTAACCTTGCCGCTCAGGCAGGTGTTCGCTATTCCCTTGAAAATCCTCAGGCATACATTGATTCTAATGTTGTTGGTTTTATGAATATTCTTGAAGGATGTAGACACAACGGCGTTAAGCACCTTGCCTACGCTTCTTCAAGTTCTGTTTATGGACTTAACACCAGCATGCCGTTCAGTACTCATGATAACGTTGACCATCCGATATCTATGTACGCCGCAACTAAGAAGTCTAATGAATTGATGGCTCATTCATACAGCCACCTTTTCAATATCCCAACAACAGGGCTTAGATTTTTTACTGTCTACGGACCTTGGGGAAGACCAGATATGGCTTTGTTCCTCTTTACTAAAGCCATTGTGAATGATGAGCCTATCAATGTTTTTAACCACGGAAAAATGCTTCGTGACTTTACTTACATTGATGACATTGTTGAAGGGGTTGTAAGAGTTCTTAAGAATACAGCTCAGCCAAATCCTGACTGGTCCGGGGACGCTCCAGATCCTTGTACAAGCCCAGCTCCATTTAGAATTTATAATATCGGTAACAATCAGCCTACAGAGCTTATGCGTTATATTGAAGTTCTTGAAGAATGCCTCGGCAAGAAAGCAATTAAAAATATGATGCCTTTGCAAGCAGGGGATGTACCTTGCACATATGCTAATGTTGATGATCTTGTTAAGGATGTAGGCTTTAAACCTTGCACCACAATTGAAGAAGGAATTGCTAAGTTTGTTGCATGGTATAAAGAGTACTACAACGTTTAG
- a CDS encoding ParA family protein has protein sequence MSKRIVVANQKGGVGKTTTSINLAASLAVMEKKVLLVDCDPQGNCSSGLGFYPGDSRENVYSVMFEPERAKDAIFDTDIPFLSLMPASQDLAGAEIELIDKMGREYYLRELIDKVEDDYEYIIFDCPPSLGLLTVNALCAARELLVPLQTEYYALEGVAQLLMTFELVKKRLNPDMTILGVVLTMYDRRNRLARQVKNEVRKAFPDSLFETIVPRNVRLSEAPSFGKPAISYDAKSNGAQAYISLAQEVVKRHAKMKADKSE, from the coding sequence GTGTCAAAAAGAATAGTTGTAGCGAATCAGAAGGGTGGAGTCGGTAAGACGACGACTTCTATTAATTTAGCAGCCTCATTGGCTGTAATGGAAAAAAAAGTTTTACTTGTGGATTGTGACCCGCAGGGAAACTGTTCAAGCGGGCTTGGCTTTTATCCCGGTGACTCAAGAGAGAATGTTTACTCTGTAATGTTTGAGCCAGAAAGAGCCAAAGATGCAATATTTGATACTGATATTCCCTTTTTGTCTTTAATGCCGGCTAGTCAAGATTTAGCCGGGGCTGAAATTGAGTTAATAGATAAAATGGGGCGCGAGTACTATTTGCGAGAGCTAATAGATAAAGTTGAAGATGACTATGAATACATAATATTTGATTGTCCTCCTTCGCTTGGTCTGCTTACAGTAAATGCGCTTTGCGCTGCCAGGGAACTTTTAGTTCCTTTGCAGACAGAATATTATGCTCTTGAAGGTGTCGCTCAACTTTTAATGACTTTTGAATTGGTCAAGAAAAGATTGAATCCTGATATGACAATTCTAGGCGTTGTTTTAACTATGTATGACCGTCGGAACAGGCTTGCCCGTCAAGTTAAGAACGAAGTTAGAAAAGCTTTTCCGGATAGTTTATTTGAAACAATTGTTCCGAGGAATGTCCGGCTCTCTGAAGCTCCAAGTTTCGGTAAACCTGCAATCTCATATGATGCTAAATCAAATGGCGCACAGGCTTATATCAGTCTTGCTCAGGAAGTTGTTAAAAGACATGCGAAAATGAAAGCAGATAAAAGTGAATAA
- a CDS encoding ParB/RepB/Spo0J family partition protein, with product MAGVTGGLGRGLDALLGGTKINDQESSTSLDVRQIDIDTIIANPNQPRKEFAPEALNDLAESIKAKGVLQPILVRPIAERKGFYELVAGERRLRASKLAGLKTMPVLVKEMTDLESMAIALIENLQREDLNPIEEAKGFQELITKFGLSQEQLAGQVGKSRSALSNSMRLLSLAEPIQNAIGKGEISAGHGRALMSIADEDVRLELFAKVASDGLSVRQAESFALHFKKHGSLPAGDVEVVKSTDRKNKTPKQMDEELKTVKVRLEDSLGVKVSLRGSNNKGNLTIKYTSEQELARIVALLEM from the coding sequence ATGGCAGGCGTAACTGGAGGGCTCGGAAGGGGGCTTGACGCACTACTTGGCGGTACAAAAATTAATGATCAGGAATCTTCCACGTCGCTAGATGTCCGGCAGATAGACATAGACACGATTATTGCAAATCCAAATCAGCCACGCAAAGAATTTGCTCCAGAAGCATTAAATGATTTGGCAGAATCTATAAAAGCTAAAGGTGTCTTGCAACCTATACTTGTTCGGCCGATTGCAGAGCGGAAAGGATTTTATGAGCTGGTAGCCGGAGAACGTCGGTTAAGAGCTTCTAAGCTGGCAGGGCTGAAAACAATGCCTGTGCTTGTAAAAGAAATGACAGATCTTGAAAGTATGGCGATTGCATTGATTGAGAATTTGCAACGCGAAGATTTGAACCCTATTGAAGAAGCAAAAGGGTTTCAAGAGTTGATCACAAAGTTCGGCCTCAGTCAGGAACAGCTTGCTGGGCAGGTTGGTAAAAGTCGCTCTGCTCTATCAAATTCTATGAGGCTCTTATCCCTTGCAGAACCAATTCAAAATGCAATTGGGAAGGGTGAAATCTCTGCAGGCCATGGACGGGCTTTAATGTCTATTGCAGATGAAGATGTCCGCTTAGAATTGTTTGCAAAGGTGGCTTCAGATGGATTGTCTGTAAGGCAGGCTGAAAGTTTTGCTTTGCATTTTAAAAAGCACGGTTCCTTGCCCGCGGGTGATGTTGAGGTCGTTAAATCGACTGACCGTAAAAATAAAACTCCTAAGCAAATGGATGAAGAGCTTAAAACTGTGAAAGTTCGTTTGGAAGACTCTTTGGGAGTAAAAGTGTCACTTCGTGGATCAAATAATAAAGGAAATCTAACGATAAAATACACTTCAGAGCAAGAGCTTGCCCGTATAGTTGCTCTACTTGAAATGTAA
- the rfaE1 gene encoding D-glycero-beta-D-manno-heptose-7-phosphate kinase: protein MVKSILSALPKLKGQKVLIIGDVMLDHYVIGAVERISPEAPVPVVQVTEEKYLLGGAGNVARNIVALGGVPHLTGFIGADSEGQIFDKLCTGSGIPCSLFESTDRPTTKKTRVMAQNQQMVRVDREKTNEYSVSHMDKLFTFLNSEICEYSVVILSDYGKGTLSQTFFDRFWALLEKINHNPHVLVDPKTVNYDHYKGVNLLTPNAKEAGEGAGMVIKSKEDVLEAGRRLFDRLDPTHLLITLGGYGMALFESRNVVKHVPTFAQKVFDVTGAGDTVIATLGLGLASGLDPLTSALLANYAAGIVVGQVGAATATVDELADAVRNWSKPEVNSWSD from the coding sequence ATGGTTAAATCAATTTTGAGCGCATTGCCTAAACTGAAAGGGCAAAAAGTACTGATCATCGGCGATGTTATGCTTGATCATTATGTAATCGGAGCCGTAGAGCGTATTTCCCCTGAAGCCCCTGTTCCGGTTGTTCAGGTCACAGAGGAAAAATACCTTCTCGGAGGAGCAGGTAACGTTGCCAGAAATATTGTCGCGCTTGGCGGGGTTCCTCATTTGACCGGATTTATCGGTGCTGACTCAGAAGGGCAGATCTTTGATAAACTTTGCACAGGTTCTGGCATTCCATGTAGTCTGTTTGAATCTACTGATCGTCCTACCACCAAAAAAACTCGCGTAATGGCACAGAATCAACAAATGGTAAGAGTTGATAGAGAGAAAACTAATGAATATTCCGTCTCTCATATGGATAAACTTTTCACCTTTTTAAATAGTGAAATTTGTGAATATAGTGTTGTCATTTTGTCTGACTACGGAAAGGGGACCTTGTCTCAAACTTTTTTTGACAGGTTTTGGGCGTTGCTAGAAAAAATAAATCATAACCCGCATGTGCTGGTTGATCCTAAAACTGTTAACTATGATCACTACAAAGGCGTAAATCTGCTTACTCCGAATGCCAAGGAAGCTGGCGAAGGCGCAGGAATGGTGATTAAGAGCAAAGAAGATGTTCTTGAGGCTGGCAGGAGATTGTTTGATCGCCTTGATCCCACTCATCTGCTCATCACTCTTGGTGGTTATGGTATGGCTCTTTTTGAATCACGTAATGTTGTTAAACATGTGCCGACTTTTGCGCAAAAAGTTTTTGACGTAACTGGCGCTGGTGACACCGTTATAGCCACTTTGGGACTCGGACTTGCTTCTGGGCTTGATCCACTAACTTCCGCGTTGCTTGCTAATTATGCCGCAGGAATTGTTGTCGGGCAGGTTGGAGCAGCAACTGCGACAGTTGATGAGCTTGCAGACGCTGTTCGTAACTGGTCTAAACCGGAAGTAAACAGCTGGAGTGACTAG
- a CDS encoding GAF domain-containing SpoIIE family protein phosphatase — MERVLTNQAARLKKLIKANEVLASIDSLVDLLPQLLRLAQDVTGAEASSIMLYNKDKNVLEFALAMNDMLSEIKMDILKKRIELPLGKGIAGWVALRKESLNVVDAQNDIRFSRAADEKTGFETRCMLCVPIIHKNELLGVVQVLNSSAKDCFDTEDQELLESFGHLAGVALVRSELMNQRLHQQKFETQLAAASRIQKQFSPKNPKLSGGNHIWGNSVPAHFVGGDLYDFIPNSDGSWYVYVADVSGKGLPAALIMSALWTRIRAIAAKELQPDDMMMEVNNAAFEFMSGEIFATMVLIRFYPENGKCSYCVAGHPAPLLVTGGEVQELERPLGLPVGILGKEKYGIANIYLKEGQSFVVVTDGVNEARNKEKEFFGTDRLEESLKKAEEFPLGEALIKAVSKWRGKTPPNDDTTVIEIYKS; from the coding sequence GTGGAAAGAGTTTTGACGAACCAAGCAGCTAGATTAAAAAAGCTTATTAAGGCTAATGAAGTGCTAGCGAGTATTGATTCGCTGGTAGATTTACTGCCTCAGCTTTTAAGGTTGGCACAAGATGTTACCGGAGCTGAAGCCTCGTCTATAATGCTCTATAATAAAGATAAAAATGTCCTTGAATTTGCTTTAGCCATGAATGATATGCTTAGCGAAATCAAGATGGATATTTTGAAAAAACGCATTGAATTACCTCTTGGTAAGGGCATTGCAGGGTGGGTGGCTTTACGTAAAGAATCTTTAAATGTTGTTGACGCACAAAATGATATTCGTTTTTCTCGTGCTGCTGATGAAAAAACGGGCTTTGAAACACGTTGTATGTTATGTGTACCTATAATTCATAAGAATGAATTGTTAGGTGTTGTTCAGGTTTTAAATTCAAGTGCTAAAGATTGTTTCGATACTGAAGATCAGGAACTTCTTGAAAGTTTCGGTCACTTGGCAGGGGTTGCTCTTGTTCGTTCTGAACTGATGAATCAAAGGCTTCATCAGCAAAAGTTTGAAACACAGCTTGCGGCAGCGTCAAGGATTCAAAAACAATTTAGTCCAAAGAATCCGAAACTCTCTGGTGGAAATCATATCTGGGGAAATTCCGTTCCAGCTCATTTTGTGGGTGGAGACTTGTATGATTTTATACCAAATTCAGACGGAAGCTGGTATGTTTATGTTGCGGACGTTTCAGGAAAAGGTCTGCCAGCTGCACTTATTATGTCTGCCCTGTGGACTAGAATCAGAGCCATTGCAGCAAAAGAGCTACAGCCTGATGACATGATGATGGAAGTTAATAATGCTGCTTTTGAGTTTATGAGCGGTGAAATATTTGCAACGATGGTGCTTATCCGTTTTTATCCTGAAAATGGGAAATGCAGTTATTGCGTTGCAGGGCATCCTGCGCCGTTACTCGTTACTGGAGGAGAAGTTCAGGAACTTGAAAGGCCACTAGGGCTTCCAGTCGGTATTTTAGGTAAAGAAAAGTATGGCATAGCTAATATATATCTTAAAGAAGGGCAGTCATTTGTTGTTGTCACGGACGGAGTTAATGAAGCCCGTAATAAAGAGAAAGAATTTTTTGGAACAGATAGACTCGAAGAAAGTTTGAAAAAAGCAGAAGAATTTCCACTCGGAGAAGCTTTAATTAAGGCTGTTTCCAAATGGAGAGGGAAAACCCCACCGAATGATGATACAACTGTAATTGAAATATATAAATCTTGA
- a CDS encoding STAS domain-containing protein gives MSFGWKLDVSTEEALIKISGEIDFTGTPALREELHKCIETTKGDLKIDLSDLEYLDSSGLASLIEFSRLLTKIDRSVTIISASEQVDKLLHLTQVKSLFGM, from the coding sequence ATGAGTTTTGGCTGGAAGCTAGATGTTAGTACCGAAGAAGCTCTAATTAAAATCAGTGGTGAAATTGATTTTACGGGAACTCCTGCGCTTCGTGAAGAGTTGCATAAATGTATCGAAACCACAAAAGGTGATCTTAAGATTGATCTCTCTGATCTTGAATATTTAGACAGTTCCGGCCTTGCCTCTCTAATTGAATTTAGCAGACTCCTTACAAAGATAGATAGATCTGTCACAATAATTTCTGCCTCAGAACAGGTTGATAAACTTCTCCATCTTACACAGGTGAAAAGTTTGTTCGGTATGTAA
- a CDS encoding ABC transporter permease, with amino-acid sequence MKDLQVLAWMISRLLGSLRLKLGSKKTFYRQRLYKDLASVGADSIPIVSVIAGCTGIILALQSAQQLEKVGAVSYVASLVGLTIINELGPLLTAIIITGRSGAAFTAEIATMQISEEIDALEVMGIEPVRFLVVPKMIAMLIMVPCLTVWADFVGIVSGGLFSSVALGINEVTYFNNTVEFLKLNAVFAGLVKSGGFAVAITVIGCWQGFLAREGAADVGRKTTNSVVISIFMIILLDLFFTTLNFLFR; translated from the coding sequence ATGAAAGATTTACAGGTGCTGGCATGGATGATTTCCCGCCTTTTGGGAAGCCTGCGCCTTAAATTAGGTTCGAAAAAAACTTTTTATCGTCAAAGGCTTTATAAAGACCTTGCAAGTGTCGGTGCTGACTCTATCCCTATAGTCAGCGTCATCGCTGGTTGCACAGGTATAATTCTCGCCTTACAGTCCGCTCAGCAGCTTGAAAAGGTCGGTGCTGTCAGCTATGTAGCCAGCCTTGTCGGCCTTACAATTATCAATGAACTTGGTCCTCTTCTAACCGCGATTATCATCACCGGACGCTCAGGCGCAGCTTTTACTGCTGAAATTGCAACCATGCAAATTTCGGAAGAGATTGATGCCCTTGAGGTCATGGGTATTGAGCCTGTCCGCTTTCTTGTCGTTCCCAAAATGATCGCCATGCTCATCATGGTTCCCTGTCTTACCGTCTGGGCTGATTTTGTCGGAATAGTTTCAGGGGGGCTTTTTTCATCTGTAGCTTTAGGTATTAACGAAGTTACATATTTCAATAACACAGTTGAATTTTTAAAGTTGAACGCCGTTTTTGCCGGACTTGTAAAAAGTGGCGGTTTTGCAGTTGCGATCACTGTGATTGGGTGCTGGCAGGGATTTCTTGCTCGTGAAGGCGCGGCGGATGTTGGTCGCAAAACTACAAATTCTGTTGTTATCTCAATATTTATGATTATTTTATTGGATCTATTTTTTACAACACTGAATTTTCTTTTCCGCTAA